From Scytonema millei VB511283, the proteins below share one genomic window:
- a CDS encoding TM0106 family RecB-like putative nuclease yields MLMTAELLLQYQRCNRRPFLDRHGDLALKDAPSELLLKLQQDKFEHRQSMMAERIYQQPQYSKEDWQAGATATWQLMQQGVEQIYRGVIIARTSEDVTLLSRPDLLIKQPGGSIFGNWMYIPAQIELGKRPKLEYQVVAAFHGQALGMVQETTPDRAWLLLRRKEMYEVSLARILPQMQQIFTECVETLAAPQAPEVFISRQRCSLCRWYSYCSGVARSEQHLSLLPGVTPNRYKELQAIDLVTLESLAQANSSDLASLRGFDQKIAHHLVLQAQSVLENRPISLLREQGAGERELRELRGLRELREQKTTVNHQLSTVNCQPSTTNYQLPNPIEIYFDIEAQPDLNLDYMLGVLVVDRLKQTETFHSLLAETQSDEGTIWQQFLDIVGRYPQAPIFHFFSYEVDTIRRLAQLYRTPAEQVRAIVDRCVDVYEQIAQTVVLPIESYALKAIARWIGFEWRDPQAHGSQCIYWYDRWLATGDRSFLEAIERYNEDDCRATRLVKDWLETFIKRELETDLERVSLVF; encoded by the coding sequence ATGCTAATGACTGCCGAGCTGCTGCTACAATACCAACGTTGTAATCGTCGCCCATTTCTCGATCGCCACGGAGATTTGGCGCTTAAAGATGCTCCTAGCGAACTGTTGCTGAAGTTACAACAGGACAAGTTCGAGCATAGACAGAGCATGATGGCAGAACGGATTTATCAGCAACCTCAGTATTCTAAAGAGGATTGGCAAGCAGGAGCAACAGCAACTTGGCAGTTAATGCAACAGGGTGTAGAGCAGATTTATCGAGGGGTTATAATTGCCCGCACTTCAGAAGATGTAACGCTGCTCAGTCGTCCCGATTTGTTAATTAAACAACCAGGGGGATCGATTTTTGGAAATTGGATGTACATTCCAGCCCAAATTGAATTAGGCAAGCGCCCCAAACTAGAATATCAAGTTGTAGCTGCTTTTCACGGACAGGCGTTGGGCATGGTGCAGGAGACTACACCAGATCGAGCCTGGTTGCTCTTGCGCCGCAAAGAGATGTATGAGGTAAGTTTAGCCAGAATACTGCCGCAGATGCAGCAGATTTTTACCGAGTGCGTCGAAACACTAGCAGCACCTCAAGCACCAGAAGTCTTTATTTCTCGCCAGCGATGCAGTTTATGCCGTTGGTATAGTTATTGCTCTGGCGTTGCTAGATCTGAACAACATTTATCTTTACTGCCTGGGGTGACACCCAATCGTTATAAAGAGTTACAGGCGATCGATCTTGTCACGCTAGAATCTTTGGCTCAGGCTAACTCATCTGACTTAGCAAGCTTACGAGGTTTTGACCAAAAGATCGCCCATCATTTAGTATTGCAAGCGCAGTCAGTCTTGGAAAATCGTCCGATTTCGCTTTTAAGGGAGCAGGGAGCAGGGGAAAGAGAGCTGAGGGAGCTGAGGGGGCTGAGGGAGCTGAGGGAGCAAAAAACAACTGTCAACCATCAACTGTCAACCGTCAACTGTCAACCGTCAACTACCAATTACCAGTTACCAAATCCTATTGAAATCTACTTTGATATTGAGGCACAGCCAGATCTAAATCTCGATTACATGTTAGGAGTGTTGGTGGTCGATCGCCTGAAGCAAACGGAAACTTTTCATTCTTTACTAGCAGAAACACAGTCAGATGAAGGCACGATTTGGCAACAATTTTTAGACATTGTTGGGCGCTATCCACAAGCGCCCATTTTTCATTTTTTCTCGTATGAAGTTGATACAATTAGACGCTTGGCTCAACTTTATCGGACACCAGCAGAACAAGTTAGAGCGATCGTCGATCGCTGTGTTGATGTTTACGAGCAGATCGCTCAAACTGTGGTGTTACCAATTGAAAGTTATGCTCTCAAAGCGATCGCTCGTTGGATTGGGTTTGAATGGCGCGATCCCCAAGCGCATGGTTCGCAGTGTATTTATTGGTACGATCGCTGGTTAGCGACAGGCGATCGCTCTTTTCTCGAAGCAATTGAACGTTATAACGAAGATGATTGTCGCGCGACTCGTCTGGTAAAAGATTGGTTAGAAACTTTCATCAAGCGGGAATTAGAAACGGATTTAGAGCGAGTTTCTTTAGTATTTTAG
- a CDS encoding GTPase family protein translates to MVRLKLWQWIVLATPIASIVGFFLVAAGLQIHEWRINWIWGVFILIFVGWRWLLVRWTRPVVLQVEAVAAEVSKELESFSADATLSTPDSSKKAEATLQEILFVAQSDRPVWEDWQTFWQRCQDLVVAIAQIYHPEVKYPLLNIYIPQAYGLIRGTVDDLDRWMQKLSPALNQVTVGQAYEAYEVYRKLEPSARKFWRAWNLAQWLLNPAAAVAKKASQRYTNQADRQLLVNLSQLLREAALRNLCRQAIALYSGDTLPGLESSKTQTLPQAKTQTLREILTQAQPVEILEQKPVSILLVGRTGAGKSSLINTLFRAELAAVDVLPSTDRLQNYRWQTDTGETLTLWDTPGYEQVNRAELRAQVLEYANDSDLLLLVNPALDPALQMDVDFLKDIQAEVTDLPVITAVTQVDRLRPIREWQLPYNWELGDRPKEISIREAIQYRAQLLANYCDVVLPIVTADPQVGRTAWGIDALSLALVQAIAPAKQLRLARFMRDLETRTTAAAKIIDRYTFQMATTQGLTALLKSPVLQFISTISTGSPTLANLLAAQIPVEQLPVVIGKLQMAYELFSLLNPDKNPRNFDLLALWSLLLENSASPENNAWAFGHALVEYWTQSLTIEQLRQRYEGYLKQV, encoded by the coding sequence ATGGTGCGATTAAAGCTGTGGCAGTGGATTGTCTTAGCAACTCCAATCGCGTCTATCGTTGGTTTCTTCCTGGTAGCAGCAGGTTTGCAGATCCATGAATGGCGCATCAATTGGATCTGGGGTGTGTTTATTCTAATATTTGTCGGCTGGCGGTGGTTGCTAGTACGGTGGACTCGCCCTGTTGTCTTGCAGGTGGAGGCTGTAGCCGCAGAAGTTAGCAAAGAATTAGAATCATTTTCCGCAGATGCCACACTCTCAACGCCAGACAGCAGCAAGAAAGCAGAAGCCACGCTACAAGAAATTCTCTTTGTAGCACAAAGCGATCGCCCTGTGTGGGAAGACTGGCAAACTTTTTGGCAGCGCTGTCAAGATTTAGTTGTCGCGATCGCCCAAATTTATCACCCAGAAGTCAAGTATCCGCTTTTAAATATCTATATTCCCCAAGCTTACGGGTTGATCCGAGGGACGGTAGACGATTTAGATCGGTGGATGCAAAAACTATCGCCTGCTTTGAATCAAGTAACCGTCGGGCAAGCATATGAGGCATATGAAGTTTACCGCAAGCTAGAGCCATCGGCGCGGAAATTCTGGCGGGCGTGGAACTTAGCACAGTGGCTGTTGAACCCAGCCGCCGCCGTAGCGAAAAAAGCTAGCCAGCGTTACACTAACCAGGCAGATCGACAACTTTTGGTCAATTTGAGTCAATTGTTACGGGAAGCAGCGTTAAGAAACCTGTGTCGGCAAGCGATCGCCCTCTACAGTGGCGATACTTTACCTGGTTTAGAATCATCCAAGACTCAAACTTTACCCCAGGCAAAGACTCAAACTCTGCGAGAGATTTTGACACAAGCCCAGCCTGTGGAAATTCTAGAGCAAAAACCTGTCAGTATTCTGTTAGTAGGACGCACCGGAGCCGGAAAAAGCAGCTTAATTAATACCTTATTTAGAGCAGAACTCGCCGCCGTTGATGTTTTACCTAGCACCGATCGCTTGCAAAATTATCGCTGGCAAACTGATACGGGAGAAACGCTGACACTGTGGGATACGCCGGGATACGAACAGGTGAATCGCGCTGAGTTACGGGCGCAGGTTCTCGAATATGCTAACGACTCAGATTTATTGCTACTTGTCAATCCTGCCCTCGATCCAGCTTTACAAATGGATGTAGACTTTCTCAAAGATATTCAGGCAGAAGTCACGGACTTGCCCGTCATTACAGCTGTCACCCAAGTCGATCGGTTGCGTCCGATCCGCGAGTGGCAACTGCCTTATAATTGGGAACTGGGGGATCGCCCCAAAGAAATTTCCATACGAGAGGCGATTCAGTATCGCGCCCAACTGCTAGCTAATTATTGTGATGTCGTGCTACCCATTGTCACGGCAGATCCGCAAGTTGGTCGAACTGCTTGGGGGATCGATGCGCTGTCCTTAGCCTTAGTTCAGGCGATCGCCCCTGCTAAACAACTGCGGCTAGCACGCTTCATGCGCGACTTAGAAACTCGCACCACCGCCGCCGCCAAAATCATCGATCGCTACACCTTCCAAATGGCAACGACTCAGGGACTCACGGCTTTACTCAAAAGCCCCGTCCTCCAGTTTATCTCCACCATCTCAACTGGATCGCCTACCTTAGCCAATCTGCTAGCAGCACAAATTCCGGTGGAACAATTGCCTGTTGTCATTGGTAAATTACAAATGGCATACGAACTATTTTCACTGCTTAACCCAGATAAAAATCCGCGTAACTTCGACTTACTCGCCCTCTGGTCGTTGTTATTGGAAAACTCAGCATCTCCAGAAAATAATGCTTGGGCATTCGGTCATGCTTTGGTAGAGTATTGGACGCAGAGTTTAACTATCGAACAATTAAGACAGCGGTATGAAGGTTATCTCAAGCAAGTTTAA
- a CDS encoding peroxiredoxin: protein MALAVGTQAPTFTVKDTNGNTVSLSDFAGKTVVLYFYPKDDTPGCTKQACSFRDAKQTYDNKDVVILGVSVDDEQSHQQFTEKYGLNFPLLADTQQTLVKAYDVDGGGYAKRVTYVIDGSGKIIHVDSSVNTTTHASDVLGALGL, encoded by the coding sequence ATGGCTTTAGCAGTTGGTACGCAAGCACCTACATTTACAGTCAAAGATACTAATGGTAATACAGTCTCCTTATCTGATTTTGCTGGTAAAACTGTAGTTTTGTACTTCTATCCCAAAGACGATACACCGGGCTGTACAAAACAAGCTTGTAGTTTCCGAGATGCCAAGCAAACCTACGATAACAAAGACGTTGTAATTTTAGGTGTAAGCGTTGATGACGAGCAGTCTCATCAACAGTTCACTGAGAAATACGGACTTAATTTTCCACTTTTAGCTGACACTCAGCAAACTCTAGTTAAAGCCTATGACGTTGACGGTGGCGGCTATGCCAAGCGCGTGACTTATGTAATTGATGGTAGTGGTAAGATTATCCATGTTGATAGCAGCGTTAACACGACAACTCATGCGAGTGACGTGTTAGGAGCATTGGGATTATAA
- a CDS encoding Mini-ribonuclease 3, whose amino-acid sequence MEPKEDNLFDGSAREAQTDVVTQLELLPSWLAIAPEQLQQLSPTALAYLGDAVYELYVRSHFLLPHKRSQAYHNLVVAQVRAEAQASHLRYLTPYLNQIELDIVRRGRNATVGRPRRAAPEVYQQATSLEALVGYLYLSDRQRLHQLLEQLPLAPNSATLNSPSINKDEY is encoded by the coding sequence GTGGAACCGAAGGAGGACAATTTATTCGACGGCTCAGCTCGGGAAGCTCAGACAGATGTAGTCACTCAGTTGGAGTTGCTACCTAGTTGGTTGGCGATCGCTCCCGAGCAGCTACAGCAACTCTCACCTACGGCTTTAGCATATTTGGGCGACGCGGTTTACGAGCTGTATGTGAGGAGCCATTTTTTGCTACCCCACAAGCGATCGCAGGCTTACCACAATCTTGTCGTTGCTCAGGTTAGAGCTGAAGCCCAGGCTTCACACTTACGCTATCTCACTCCCTACCTCAACCAAATTGAATTAGACATCGTGCGTCGGGGACGCAATGCTACTGTAGGACGACCGCGCCGCGCCGCACCAGAAGTTTATCAACAAGCAACAAGTTTAGAAGCTCTCGTAGGCTATCTTTATCTGAGCGATCGCCAGCGCTTACATCAACTCTTGGAGCAGCTACCATTAGCGCCTAATTCAGCAACATTAAACTCCCCTAGTATAAATAAAGACGAGTACTAA
- the rlmB gene encoding 23S rRNA (guanosine(2251)-2'-O)-methyltransferase RlmB: MTEPPKLKAKSNPSGKPQRGKPERYTGKRADFKHNGTKQDGEKRHVVGKKDFSRPVLASPTYNTERDKTDRFSSQIPPSTSEEESDLIYGRHPVLTALETQRQLNRLWVTARLRYDHRFHSLLQQAKENGTVIDEVEPKRLDQITHHANHQGIAAQVAPYDYLELGELIDKAKSASQQPVIVAADGITDPHNLGAIIRTAEAIGAQGLVIPQRRAAGITSTVMKVAAGALETFSVARVINFSRALEELKAAGFWVYGTALEAEQSIQTVKFSGPIVLVVGSEGEGLSLSAQRCCDLLVSIPLSGNTPSLNASVATGMALYEIFRQRWQNVNYVNIGTKKDTLEN, encoded by the coding sequence ATGACAGAGCCACCCAAATTAAAAGCCAAATCTAACCCTTCTGGAAAACCGCAACGTGGCAAACCAGAGCGTTATACAGGCAAGCGTGCCGATTTCAAACATAATGGCACTAAACAGGATGGGGAAAAACGTCATGTGGTAGGCAAGAAAGATTTCTCTCGACCAGTCTTAGCTAGTCCTACTTACAATACAGAGCGCGACAAGACAGATCGTTTCTCGTCCCAAATTCCACCTTCCACATCAGAAGAAGAGAGCGATCTGATTTACGGTCGCCATCCCGTGCTGACAGCTTTGGAAACCCAACGACAGCTCAATCGGCTTTGGGTTACTGCTCGTCTGCGTTACGATCATCGCTTTCATTCTCTGCTCCAACAGGCAAAGGAGAATGGTACGGTCATTGATGAGGTTGAACCAAAACGCCTAGACCAAATTACCCATCACGCCAATCATCAAGGGATCGCCGCTCAAGTAGCTCCCTACGATTATTTGGAATTAGGAGAGCTAATTGACAAAGCTAAATCGGCTTCTCAGCAACCCGTAATTGTTGCTGCCGATGGCATTACCGATCCTCACAACTTGGGAGCAATTATCCGTACCGCTGAGGCAATTGGAGCGCAAGGCTTAGTCATCCCTCAACGCAGAGCTGCTGGGATCACGTCTACGGTGATGAAAGTCGCAGCGGGTGCTTTAGAAACATTCTCTGTCGCCAGAGTCATTAACTTCAGCCGCGCTTTAGAAGAATTAAAAGCAGCTGGTTTCTGGGTTTACGGTACGGCATTAGAAGCGGAACAATCGATACAGACAGTTAAATTTAGTGGTCCTATTGTGCTAGTAGTTGGCTCAGAAGGGGAAGGATTGAGTTTGAGCGCTCAGCGCTGCTGCGATTTGCTGGTATCGATTCCCTTGTCAGGCAACACACCGAGTTTGAACGCTTCTGTCGCAACTGGTATGGCACTTTACGAAATTTTTCGCCAACGCTGGCAAAATGTAAACTATGTCAACATAGGTACAAAAAAAGATACATTAGAAAACTAG
- a CDS encoding STAS domain-containing protein → MAETLNLTVSLRGTREVRSNYQLFRLTGLLDAFSEPTFRKVLGKYVEEGPKHIILDLSQIDFVDSSGIGALVHLKKQAETNGGTSQIVTNARVTQTVKTVNLEQYLGLRPTVEAALENIQAS, encoded by the coding sequence ATCGCTGAGACACTAAATCTAACTGTTAGCCTGAGAGGAACTCGTGAGGTTCGGAGTAATTATCAGTTATTCCGGTTGACGGGTTTGCTTGATGCCTTTTCAGAACCAACCTTTCGCAAGGTACTCGGCAAGTATGTTGAAGAGGGACCAAAGCACATCATATTGGATTTGTCCCAAATTGATTTTGTCGATAGTTCTGGAATTGGCGCTTTGGTGCATTTGAAGAAGCAGGCTGAAACCAACGGTGGGACTTCACAAATTGTCACCAATGCCCGCGTAACTCAAACAGTCAAGACAGTTAACCTAGAGCAATATTTGGGTTTACGACCGACTGTTGAAGCAGCTTTAGAAAATATTCAAGCATCTTGA
- a CDS encoding glycosyltransferase, whose translation MLKVAFIVNHFPLLSETFILNQITGLLERGHQVDIYTCTPGDLNKVHPDVEKYRLLERTYYLPEIPQNFLRRSLKAISLLSINFTKAPAKLLRSLNGFKYGKSATSLRLFYAAIASADKGAYDIVHCQFGTLSFWGMLFRTINAPQAKLVVSFRGYDISQFIQEHGDRIYDRTFVEADLFLPNCDFFKRRLLKLGCDEKKICVHYSGIDCARFQYTPRDRHSNQKICIATIGRLVEKKGIEYSIRAVAKIAKFCPNLEYKIVGCGSLQTELEQLIQELELTNIVHLLGKKDRQEIIEVLQASHIFIAPSITARDGNQDAPVNVLKEAMAIGLPVISTYHGGIPELVEDGVSGFLVPERDTEAIASKLQYLIAHPEIWNIIGAAGRQRVEKYFNMQNLNDELVDIYQKVSR comes from the coding sequence ATGCTAAAAGTGGCATTTATTGTCAATCACTTTCCTTTACTTTCAGAAACCTTTATTCTTAACCAAATTACCGGACTCCTAGAACGCGGACATCAAGTAGACATTTATACTTGCACTCCAGGCGACTTGAATAAAGTCCATCCTGATGTAGAAAAATACCGCTTACTAGAACGCACTTATTATTTACCAGAGATTCCCCAAAACTTTCTGAGGCGATCGCTCAAAGCAATTAGTTTACTGAGTATAAATTTTACAAAAGCACCTGCTAAACTACTGCGATCGCTTAATGGTTTCAAGTATGGCAAATCGGCGACTTCTTTACGATTATTTTATGCCGCGATCGCTAGCGCAGATAAAGGAGCATATGATATCGTTCACTGTCAGTTTGGAACTTTAAGTTTTTGGGGTATGCTGTTTCGGACAATTAATGCTCCTCAAGCCAAATTAGTCGTATCGTTTCGCGGTTACGATATCAGCCAATTCATTCAAGAACATGGCGATCGCATTTACGATCGCACCTTTGTAGAAGCCGATCTCTTTCTGCCAAATTGCGATTTTTTTAAGCGCCGTCTCCTCAAACTCGGTTGTGACGAAAAAAAAATCTGCGTTCACTACTCAGGAATTGATTGCGCTCGCTTCCAATATACACCCCGCGATCGTCATTCTAATCAGAAAATATGTATTGCTACTATTGGGCGTTTAGTAGAAAAGAAAGGAATTGAATACAGTATTCGCGCTGTAGCGAAAATAGCAAAATTTTGTCCTAATCTAGAATATAAAATCGTTGGCTGCGGTTCTTTACAAACAGAACTAGAACAACTGATTCAAGAACTAGAATTAACTAATATCGTACATTTATTAGGCAAAAAAGATCGGCAGGAAATTATTGAAGTTTTGCAAGCATCTCACATATTTATTGCTCCCAGTATTACGGCACGCGATGGTAATCAAGATGCCCCTGTTAATGTCTTAAAAGAAGCAATGGCGATCGGCTTACCAGTCATTAGCACCTATCACGGGGGAATTCCAGAACTTGTAGAAGATGGTGTTTCTGGCTTTTTAGTCCCAGAAAGAGATACAGAGGCGATCGCCTCAAAGTTACAATATTTAATCGCACATCCAGAGATATGGAATATTATAGGTGCAGCTGGTCGCCAGCGAGTCGAAAAATATTTTAATATGCAAAACCTTAACGACGAACTTGTCGATATTTATCAGAAAGTAAGTCGTTAA
- a CDS encoding glycosyltransferase family 2 protein — protein sequence MTTPQVTIVVTPRERFSYTKESLESIYEHTQIPFKLVYIDGKSPRKVRQYLEEQARVRNFQIIRTDYYLSPNQARNIGLRQVDTQYVVFADNDVVVSPGWLENLVQCAEATQATVVGPLMCQDLPIHEIVHFAGGESHIWVDKNKVTPRRRLREKMYKQGKRVAEVRDRLHRNETELAEFHCVLVRTEIFSRIGLLDEAMLNTKEHLDFCMSVREAGGKVYFEPSSLVTYVPGPPLEWTDLHFYMLRWSDAWTLASLHRLCDKWNLAEDAYFLQKYKQLGWRRRWTIVHPLSHRLTFGIKSHWLEKILVPLDRILNRYLTSSHARQQQKFQLQPQQTNDVQDNGFAA from the coding sequence ATGACAACTCCTCAAGTTACGATTGTTGTAACTCCTCGCGAACGTTTTAGTTATACTAAAGAGTCTTTAGAAAGTATCTACGAACATACGCAAATTCCTTTTAAATTAGTTTATATTGATGGCAAATCTCCTAGAAAAGTACGCCAATATTTAGAGGAACAAGCGCGAGTTAGAAACTTTCAAATTATCAGAACAGATTACTATCTTTCTCCCAATCAAGCTAGAAATATAGGCTTGCGGCAAGTGGATACTCAATATGTTGTATTTGCTGACAATGATGTGGTTGTTTCCCCTGGTTGGCTAGAAAATCTAGTTCAATGTGCCGAAGCAACTCAAGCTACAGTTGTGGGACCATTGATGTGTCAGGATTTACCAATACATGAAATCGTCCACTTTGCAGGTGGCGAATCTCATATTTGGGTTGATAAAAATAAAGTAACTCCCAGACGCAGGTTGCGAGAAAAGATGTACAAGCAGGGAAAACGAGTCGCAGAAGTCCGCGATCGCCTACACCGTAACGAAACTGAATTAGCAGAATTTCACTGCGTTCTCGTGCGTACAGAGATCTTTTCCCGCATTGGTTTGTTAGATGAAGCCATGCTGAACACGAAAGAACATCTGGACTTTTGCATGAGTGTTAGAGAGGCGGGAGGTAAAGTCTATTTTGAACCCAGCAGCCTTGTCACTTACGTACCGGGACCACCCTTAGAATGGACGGACTTACACTTTTATATGCTGCGTTGGAGTGACGCATGGACATTAGCGAGTTTGCATCGCTTGTGTGACAAGTGGAATTTAGCTGAAGATGCTTACTTTCTCCAAAAATACAAACAATTGGGTTGGCGGCGGCGATGGACAATCGTTCATCCCCTCAGCCACCGCCTCACCTTTGGGATCAAAAGCCACTGGCTAGAAAAAATTCTCGTTCCCCTCGATCGCATCTTAAATCGTTACTTGACATCAAGCCACGCTCGACAACAGCAAAAATTTCAACTGCAACCGCAACAAACTAACGACGTACAAGACAACGGTTTCGCAGCTTGA
- a CDS encoding SpoIID/LytB domain-containing protein, with translation MSRFDRQNRGFKVIGNLGMLLIPIASAPLLLPLFSQSFSLTSTTATDPSSATPANNNVANNVSSVAQWEAEARREEQSKIPKAQPPTLNKTSKQQPQKIKRKRQPVAKKTQYAAPNLEIRVAIAQDADSLIVGSSTLAQVVEKNGKVLRQLPNGQAFTAQPSDSDRITIGNAQLPNAVWIYPQKGGAIYVGDRWYRGKLLLVARQQKLLAVNYVDLEHYLASVVGSEMHASAPTEALKAQAVAARSYALVHMVRPANSWFNLGNTQRWQVYKGMNSEYNTTQKAVKDTAGQIISYQGGVVESLYAATDEIVQKAHGGKGMSQTGAYRLAAQGYNYLQILAHYYPKTATARLEIKP, from the coding sequence ATGAGTAGATTTGACAGACAAAATAGAGGATTCAAAGTTATTGGAAATTTAGGGATGTTACTGATCCCGATCGCGTCTGCACCTCTGCTTTTACCTTTGTTCAGTCAATCTTTCTCTCTGACTTCTACTACGGCAACAGATCCATCTTCTGCGACTCCAGCTAACAATAATGTTGCGAATAACGTTTCTAGTGTCGCTCAATGGGAGGCAGAAGCTAGGCGGGAGGAGCAAAGCAAGATACCAAAAGCTCAGCCACCAACGCTAAATAAAACGAGCAAACAGCAACCTCAAAAAATTAAACGAAAACGGCAGCCTGTAGCCAAAAAAACACAATATGCTGCGCCAAACTTAGAAATTCGCGTGGCGATCGCTCAAGATGCAGATTCTCTGATCGTTGGCTCTTCAACTCTCGCCCAAGTTGTAGAGAAAAACGGCAAAGTATTACGCCAACTGCCCAACGGACAGGCTTTTACAGCACAGCCTAGCGACTCAGATCGGATTACAATTGGCAATGCCCAATTACCCAATGCAGTCTGGATTTATCCTCAAAAAGGAGGTGCGATCTACGTAGGCGATCGCTGGTACAGAGGCAAACTCCTGCTCGTTGCTCGACAACAGAAATTACTCGCGGTTAACTATGTCGATTTAGAACATTATCTTGCCAGCGTTGTCGGTAGCGAAATGCACGCTTCCGCCCCGACTGAAGCCCTTAAAGCTCAAGCCGTTGCCGCTCGCTCCTATGCTTTGGTTCACATGGTACGTCCGGCAAATTCCTGGTTTAATCTTGGGAATACCCAGCGCTGGCAAGTCTACAAAGGGATGAACAGCGAATATAACACTACGCAAAAAGCCGTCAAAGATACTGCTGGACAGATTATTAGCTATCAAGGTGGCGTAGTCGAATCGCTTTACGCTGCGACAGATGAGATCGTTCAAAAAGCTCATGGTGGCAAAGGTATGAGCCAAACAGGAGCCTATCGACTGGCAGCACAAGGCTACAACTATCTGCAAATTCTGGCGCACTATTACCCCAAAACCGCCACAGCAAGGCTGGAAATCAAGCCTTGA
- a CDS encoding YciI family protein, with the protein MPKYIVWGSYCKDVLEKRAPYRQAHLDGLAKQKESGVLITIGPTKDVTKVFGIYEAEDETTIRNLIESDPYWLNGIWTEYEVKEWIQAF; encoded by the coding sequence ATGCCTAAATATATTGTGTGGGGAAGTTACTGCAAGGACGTGTTGGAAAAGCGCGCACCTTATCGACAAGCACATTTAGATGGACTGGCAAAACAGAAAGAATCTGGGGTTTTAATCACAATTGGTCCGACTAAAGATGTGACCAAGGTTTTTGGTATTTATGAAGCAGAAGATGAGACGACTATAAGGAATTTAATTGAGTCCGATCCATATTGGCTTAATGGAATTTGGACGGAGTATGAAGTGAAAGAGTGGATACAAGCTTTTTAA
- a CDS encoding DUF1816 domain-containing protein: protein MNPIWNHTKENLISFFHNFGWAWWVEIDTQNPRCTYYFGPFLSAKEAAAAQRGYIEDLEHEGAQGIAVEIKRCKPSRLTIADDMGERSEPQIKPILSGQM, encoded by the coding sequence ATGAACCCAATTTGGAATCACACTAAAGAAAATTTGATTAGCTTCTTCCATAACTTCGGTTGGGCATGGTGGGTAGAAATTGATACCCAAAATCCCCGTTGTACTTACTACTTCGGTCCTTTTCTCAGCGCTAAAGAAGCGGCAGCTGCCCAGCGTGGTTACATAGAAGATTTGGAGCATGAAGGAGCGCAAGGGATTGCAGTCGAGATCAAACGCTGTAAACCCTCTCGGTTAACGATCGCCGATGATATGGGAGAAAGATCTGAACCTCAGATCAAACCAATCTTGAGCGGTCAAATGTAA
- a CDS encoding ABC transporter permease gives MSSTFIPPKSDAKSDVNWQQLASTAVQKEDTPNWLGEIVQETLALTRRLFIQLQRRPSTLIAGIIQPVMWLILFGALFQNAPKGMFGDSTNYGQFLSAGVIVFTAFGGALNAGLPVMFDREFGFLNRLLVAPLASRFSIVLASTIFIVSQSLLQAAVIVAAAAFLGAGLPNLAGLGAIALIILLLALGVTAVSLGLAFALPGHIELIAVIFVTQLPLLFASTALAPLSFMPKWLQIVATINPLSYAIEPIRYLYLHNSWNLGNVVMQAPWGAVTFGGAILMLVGFSFVAVLSIQPLLRRTLA, from the coding sequence ATGAGCAGTACTTTTATTCCTCCAAAATCTGATGCCAAATCTGATGTTAACTGGCAACAACTGGCATCGACGGCAGTTCAAAAAGAAGATACTCCTAACTGGTTAGGTGAAATAGTCCAAGAAACTTTGGCACTCACTCGCCGCTTGTTCATCCAGTTACAGCGCCGCCCCTCAACTTTAATTGCTGGAATCATTCAACCTGTTATGTGGTTGATTCTATTTGGTGCTTTGTTTCAAAATGCTCCCAAAGGAATGTTTGGCGATAGCACCAATTACGGTCAATTTTTAAGTGCTGGCGTTATCGTTTTTACTGCTTTTGGTGGGGCGCTAAATGCAGGATTACCAGTCATGTTCGATCGCGAATTCGGCTTTTTAAACCGCTTATTGGTGGCTCCTCTGGCTTCGCGCTTCTCGATTGTTTTAGCTTCAACTATTTTTATTGTCAGTCAGAGTTTGTTGCAAGCAGCGGTAATTGTGGCGGCGGCTGCCTTTTTGGGCGCTGGCTTACCCAATCTAGCTGGTTTGGGTGCGATCGCTTTAATTATTTTACTGCTGGCTTTGGGTGTAACAGCTGTAAGTCTCGGTTTAGCCTTCGCCTTACCAGGACATATAGAACTGATTGCCGTCATTTTCGTGACTCAACTGCCCTTGCTATTTGCTAGCACAGCTCTCGCGCCTTTGTCTTTTATGCCTAAGTGGTTGCAAATTGTCGCAACAATTAACCCATTAAGTTATGCGATCGAACCGATTCGCTATCTCTATCTACACAATAGCTGGAACTTAGGTAATGTAGTCATGCAAGCGCCTTGGGGTGCAGTGACATTTGGCGGAGCTATACTGATGTTGGTCGGTTTTAGCTTCGTAGCTGTGCTGAGTATTCAACCTTTACTGCGGCGGACTCTGGCATAA